One Bombus terrestris chromosome 15, iyBomTerr1.2, whole genome shotgun sequence genomic window, ctttttcccaaatattttgAAAGACGTTTTAAGGGTCCATAATGGTTTCTTGGAAGAACCGTAGATACATGTCCGTGAAATTCCGTGTTCGTCGACCATATCGTTACTTCCTCCTTTCACACCTAACGAAAAGACGATGCACGGCATTTCGTTTCATGTAACCGGTACTCAATATTTGTTCTCGTCACTTGCACGCTTAAATTGTTCAAGTATGCTCACAAATGACACATAAAAAGCACCATGTTCCTTAAGAAATCGTAACTGTTAGTTACCAACTGTACTTCTATCGatctttaaacaaaaatttcgtACTCTATCATTGCGGTACAATTGTACAGGTCATTGTTTCGGGGGAGAAACTACTTTCTCTATTCTTCTTATACCTTTCTGAATAAAGAATCCTTTTAAAATCGAAGCGACTAGAATAAAACGAATCGATGATGCAAATGCACGATGAAAGGTACGCGCAATTGCCAATGGTCCCTTCGGCGGTTGTAGCATGAAATTCGATAGATTTACGATGTGTAAGGAGGAACATTGAGATCGGACCGGTGTTGGTCGGAAACTAATGGTACCGCTTTTGTCAGAAATGCTCGACATTTTCAGCATCTTATCTAAACAGAAATGGCTCGATATGGTTCGATGAAATGAAAAGTTGCAAACTTCAAATTTCTTTACAACTTAGTTCGTAGTAATTGGCACTTTGAACGTTGCTTACACGAGACAACTAGATACAACGGTGTTTGCCGTATTAGGAGCGATAAGAAACCCgagtttttataaaatgtacgaatttgatagaaattttgCACGTTTATACGGGACGCGTGATACGAAAATTCTTTTTCGCGCTGTTTAAAGTATCGATAAAATATCTAAACCTGCCGGTGAGAACCACTGTAAGAAGTTTGGTAAACGCGTGAAGAAGTGTTTTGCGGTACTTTTTCACGTCGTTCTCTGTATGGCAGAAGCGTTTATCCATAGCCGTAGAGTAgagtgtacatacatatatgggATAGAGAAGGAACCATTAGTTTGCTGACATAAAGCCCTGAAATAGAGGGGTCGAAGAAGGCGGACGCTACGGAAGAGCATGCGCTTCCAAGAGCCAATCACAGCTTCGCTTTCTGATCCCTGATGAATTCTTTTTCGGTAGATGAAGTTTGCTACTGCGCATATCACCCTATTAAACTGTAATGTATAATATCTTGGATATATCTTCGAGATAGTGTACGTAAAGATGACAATGACGATGTTCTTACATCGAATTGCGTGATTGTGATATCACGTAAAATAGAATTTCACGTTTTACGATCGTCTTAAGATAAATCTGCGTTTCGAACGGTCAATTAACGATTTACGTAAAACGAGCGACGCTAGAAATGGAATCTGGATACCAGAATGGAATGGAATGGAATGGAAATGGAAAATTGGATTTTATATTCGCTCAAAACTATCGATACAGGCTAGCGGTGTATTGCGGTACGGTATCATGtttattttaatcgtattttattttgtctttctttctttcttcttctttcgatttattttaaattcgatGAATTTAAGATGAAAGACAAATCCTTATGCACGCATTTGCCGAAAAATATGGTTATTGCGTGTAGAATTCAAGAGGCTCAAACTCGTAGGTTGCAGAGGAATAATATGTATTGCTCGCGTATCAGACGTTGAAGGGTAAATCGGGAAGGAAGAAACGTCTGAAAATGTTTAGCAGCAGGATAGGTATATCGATTTATCGCGGTATATGATAGTAAAGCAACGTTAAACCAGTGTGAATAAGCTTTTGACCCCTACTCCGATCGGGTAACAGAAACAAGTGGGGGTTCCTGGTGCGAGATGTTAGTCCAGCATCGCGAGATGACCTTCCCTCAGGAACTGATGGTGGGGAAGCTGGGAGGTTCTTCTGGACCACAGACACGTGCCACCTGTCATACATATCGAAGTACTTGCTTTCGAAAGGTCGAGAGGCCGATTAGCCGTCGATTAGATGTTCGATGCGGTGCAAAGATTAACCGAAGATAAGTTTAATGAATATCGTGTTTTAAAGTAACGTATATCGAATCGCAAGtcgtttaacgtttaacgtttgaCGTTTAACGAACGGTACGATGAAATCGTTGTTACATTAGACTGTGTTAAAATACGAACGTACCAGTGTATAGAAATTGGTAGTCGCTGTTTTGAACAACGATCTACTTTGTGATCGTCGTAGAAAATGTGCACTACGTGAAATAGTTTCGAAAGAAAGAACCGTGAGATGCAATTTGTAAATCAAGCTTGGTGTTATCGAGCATTTCGAATGCGTGCTTAGGTCGGctgaaattagaaattaagAACTTGGAAATAGAAAGTCCAATGACATTACCGACGATGGAGCTTTATCAAAATCACAGTAAGGCGAGCGATGAGATCTATGATCTGCGACGGTCGTCCGTGAAACAAGATATAAAAGAGATTCGCTTTGTCGATAACGTTTACGAGCGAACGAGGGATGATCGCGAACGATTCGCGAAAACGCCAAACAACCATCAAGATACGATGGAATGTGCATCCGATTCGAGTAGCGAAAGTTACAAAGAGATTCGTAGGAagcaaatagaaagaaaaaattcgtCACCGGTTGCCGCGGCTAGTGCCTTTACGATCGACAACATTCTTGGCAGACGCGAAACGAAAAATATCCAAGTACCttctaatttaaattatacCGATGACAGAGAAGAAGATCAAGAAGAAAGAGAGgcgaaaatggaagaaaatcaATTTATCAGACCAACAGCCGTATCAGCTACGCAATCCGGTAAAACGATTATAACGACAAAGTATTAATTCCTTCCCTTGTTCTCTGCTATCTCAGCGGATTGATTATTTGTCGGATTTAGAAAAGCggataatatattttgttacaCCGCGAGGATAAACTCGTTTGTTTACATTCGACTTTGGTTATTTATTATGCAAAGTTATCCCGTCTAGGCTTAATATTAACGatttgaaagaattttggaatatttattaACGTCTCtgtattaatattactatattattgcACGGCCGTTCGTAAAATCCAATGTTTTACAGTCTCTCGATGAGAATGAATCTTCCCGCAAAGAATCAGCCAAGTATTTTATAATGGATATAGACAAAAGATCAGAAAAACTGATAAAAAGAAGTAAGGAAAAATCACAAGCTCGCGatgaattatttgtttttacagATATGAACACAGGATTATACGCATCGGCGGGATTATCGTATTCGGAAGTCACACTTTCAGATCCTTCCGCGTATTCGGCGACATCCCTTGCTTCTGCATCCATTTTATATAACAGTTGGTTCGCTCAATCAAAACCTGGTCAACTGTTTGGTCTACAAGGTGAGTTCGGCCAAAATCTGTCGTACCAATCGTTGTTATATGTTCAACTAGGTTAAAAATTGAATCGCAAATTATGCAACGCGACGTGCCAATTTCTACCACGATACCAGAAAATTATAACTTATCAAATTTTCCGTCGAAGCATAAAACGTTCGGCAGCAATTCCTTTTTATTACGACAAAAGATTCTAATTACCTGTTCGTAATAACTTATCGGCGTAATTCCATTTTCGCGAACAATGCCGAGAAAAGCGAAATCGGTGAGTTCTTTCTCGGCTCAAAGGGAATATCGGAGATTACTCGAGGCGTCTATAGTAACAGCTTTTCGACACGCGAACGTCGCATTAACAGCTAGGGTGTTGTATCCCCTTAATTTTGCTGTATTACCGGTCAGgtgtaaaatatttcgttgtTCGAGTATCGAGcttttgttatttttgtatattgaaTTGTTTAACCTTGTTCTCTCGTCTAACGTACTAATATTCGGATATAGAGCATAGAGATTTCGGATATGCCTTTCGAGGAATGTTACGAAAATATTGCTTGCGCCGAGTAAACCAGGTAcatgta contains:
- the LOC100651502 gene encoding homeobox protein ceh-19; translation: MTLPTMELYQNHSKASDEIYDLRRSSVKQDIKEIRFVDNVYERTRDDRERFAKTPNNHQDTMECASDSSSESYKEIRRKQIERKNSSPVAAASAFTIDNILGRRETKNIQVPSNLNYTDDREEDQEEREAKMEENQFIRPTAVSATQSDMNTGLYASAGLSYSEVTLSDPSAYSATSLASASILYNSWFAQSKPGQLFGLQAPKPSGRRSRKPGIDRKPRQAYSAKQLERLEAEFKIDKYLSVSKRMELSKSLNLTEVQIKTWFQNRRTKWKKQLTSRLKIAQRQGLFPSAYFPPAQYSLLPYYTTPLVFGTSASDDANINAMAIPSRSVASSPDAV